In Anopheles gambiae chromosome 2, idAnoGambNW_F1_1, whole genome shotgun sequence, a single window of DNA contains:
- the LOC1273469 gene encoding DNA-binding protein P3A2 isoform X5, with translation MSLTINAVDAMEYIDDDNITGASDDDDDDNPSSPGSAYDDGNLINVAMENEVTAQLVAAGVVGVAAAAAITSSKKKKRPHSFETNPSIRKRQQNRLLRKLRQTIFEYATRVGQQAVVLVATPGKPNNIYKVFGAKPLEDVLKNLRSNVMDKLDEALAAQAPPRVQDDPSLFELPPLIIDGIPTPVEKMTQAQLRAFIPLMLKYSTGRGKPGWGRDSTRPPWWPKELPWANVRMDARTEDEKQKFTHTVLQTIQNPDGTVSLIQVDPNNPIITLPDGTTAQVQGIATLQQQADGGVHAIQTISDGQGESMSVDLTEATLGQDGQLIITGEDGQGYPVNVSGMITVPVSAQMYQTMVANIQQVPNVDGTVCITPMQVHNIASTHSQQQQQQQQQTSAAVVSTASNTTQNLTISTNVGAASSQHHAATMLANYALSSNGTILTVPQMQPMPSSGKQSRASNTGNSSTSSRASAVTGGVPMVGLNAILPSQRGCFNLASAVNQQQPEELDESDQNMTNSNNNNNTSMSQNVLNVQRKSNVIPGGGTIFGGAGLGVNQIKFCIPKIEPMDEDKEDAVTADVGGGGGTPSFVIQLSGIPFTATTDAKSSQQQQQQHQQLKRNIELTVNDGSHLIDALSIGQKSANSSGSNTTTEVDPKHFGLQSV, from the exons ATGAGTTTGACCATAAACGCGGTGGACGCGATGGAGTACATCGATGACGACAACATCACCGGCGCAtcggacgatgacgatgacgacaaTCCGAGCAGTCCGGGCAGTGCGTACGATGACGGGAACCTCATCAACGTTGCCATGGAGAACGAAGTCACAGCACAGCTGGTGGCCGCCGGTGTCGTCGGtgtcgctgccgccgccgccatcaCATCGtctaagaagaaaaagaggcCCCACTCGTTCGAAACGAACCCTTCCATCCGCAAGCGGCAGCAGAACCGACTGTTGCGAAAGTTACGA CAAACCATTTTCGAGTACGCTACGCGTGTCGGACAGCAGGCAGTCGTGCTGGTCGCAACGCCCGGCAAACCCAACAACATCTACAAAGTGTTCGGCGCGAAACCGCTGGAGGACGTGCTGAAGAATCTGCGCAGCAACGTGATGGACAAGCTGGACGAGGCACTGGCAGCACAGGCACCACCGCGCGTGCAGGACGATCCTTCGCTGTTCGAGCTGCCGCCGCTCATCATCGACGGTATACCGACGCCGGTGGAGAAGATGACCCAGGCACAGCTGCGCGCGTTCATCCCGCTGATGCTGAAGTATTCGACCGGGCGTGGAAAGCCGGGCTGGGGCAGAGACTCGACCCGGCCACCCTGGTGGCCAAAGGAGCTGCCCTGGGCCAACGTCCGCATGGATGCGCGCACGGAGGACGAAAAGCAAAAG TTCACACATACCGTATTGCAAACCATACAGAACCCCGACGGTACCGTATCACTTATTCAGGTTGATCCCAACAATCCCATCATCACGTTACCCGACGGAACTACCGCACAAGTACAAGGAATTGCCACC CTGCAGCAACAGGCTGACGGAGGCGTTCATGCAATCCAAACTATATCAGATGGGCAGGGCGAAAGCATGTCGGTGGATCTAACGGAGGCGACCCTCGGTCAGGATGGACAGCTAATAATCACCGGAGAGGATGGGCAAG GTTACCCAGTGAACGTGAGTGGCATGATCACCGTGCCAGTGTCCGCACAGATGTACCAGACGATGGTGGCCAACATACAGCAGGTGCCGAACGTGGACGGAACCGTGTGCATAACACCGATGCAGGTACATAACATAGCGTCCACTCACtctcaacagcaacagcaacagcagcaacagactTCCGCTGCGGTGGTTAGCACAGCTAGCAACACGACACAGAACTTGACCATTTCGACAAACGTGGGCGCTGCATCTAGCCAGCACCATGCCGCCACCATGCTGGCCAACTATGCGTTGAGCAGCAATGGGACCATTTTGACCGTACCGCAAATGCAACCGATGCCGTCGTCCGGCAAGCAGTCGCGTGCTAGTAATACTGGCAACAGCAGTACCTCGTCACGCGCTTCGGCCGTGACCGGTGGTGTGCCGATGGTTGGCCTGAATGCGATACTTCCTTCGCAGCGTGGTTGTTTTAATCTTGCCAGCGCCGTGAACCAGCAGCAACCGGAGGAACTGGACGAATCCGACCAAAATATGACCaatagcaataataataacaacaccAGCATGTCACAAAACGTCTTAAACGTGCAACGTAAATCGAACGTAATACCGGGCGGCGGTACCATCTTCGGTGGTGCCGGGCTCGGTGTGAATCAGATCAAGTTCTGCATACCCAAGATTGAACCGATGGACGAGGACAAAGAGGACGCGGTGACGGCGGAcgtcggtggcggtggcggcactCCCAGCTTTGTAATTCAGCTGAGCGGTATCCCGTTCACTGCCACGACTGATGCAAAGtcctcccagcagcagcagcagcagcaccaacaattGAAACGCAACATTGAACTGACGGTGAATGACGGCAGTCATTTGATCGATGCGCTGAGCATAGGTCAGAAGTCGGCGaacagcagtggcagcaacaCTACGACCGAGGTTGACCCGAAACATTTTGGCCTGCAGAGCGTGTAG
- the LOC1273469 gene encoding DNA-binding protein Ewg isoform X3 translates to MSLTINAVDAMEYIDDDNITGASDDDDDDNPSSPGSAYDDGNLINVAMENEVTAQLVAAGVVGVAAAAAITSSKKKKRPHSFETNPSIRKRQQNRLLRKLRQTIFEYATRVGQQAVVLVATPGKPNNIYKVFGAKPLEDVLKNLRSNVMDKLDEALAAQAPPRVQDDPSLFELPPLIIDGIPTPVEKMTQAQLRAFIPLMLKYSTGRGKPGWGRDSTRPPWWPKELPWANVRMDARTEDEKQKVSKISWTHALRKIVINCYKYHGREDLLPAFSEEDEKANAIATASSNVDVMKIENGSVVTVGPASGGNTATATITNGAGGQQQIIIHQAHPQQQQQVQSNGQTTITSANGQIIKENADGTIQIQQQASPTQTLNAQFTHTVLQTIQNPDGTVSLIQVDPNNPIITLPDGTTAQVQGIATLQQQADGGVHAIQTISDGQGESMSVDLTEATLGQDGQLIITGEDGQGYPVNVSGMITVPVSAQMYQTMVANIQQVPNVDGTVCITPMQVHNIASTHSQQQQQQQQQTSAAVVSTASNTTQNLTISTNVGAASSQHHAATMLANYALSSNGTILTVPQMQPMPSSGKQSRASNTGNSSTSSRASAVTGGVPMVGLNAILPSQRGCFNLASAVNQQQPEELDESDQNMTNSNNNNNTSMSQNVLNVQRKSNVIPGGGTIFGGAGLGVNQIKFCIPKIEPMDEDKEDAVTADVGGGGGTPSFVIQLSGIPFTATTDAKSSQQQQQQHQQLKRNIELTVNDGSHLIDALSIGQKSANSSGSNTTTEVDPKHFGLQSV, encoded by the exons ATGAGTTTGACCATAAACGCGGTGGACGCGATGGAGTACATCGATGACGACAACATCACCGGCGCAtcggacgatgacgatgacgacaaTCCGAGCAGTCCGGGCAGTGCGTACGATGACGGGAACCTCATCAACGTTGCCATGGAGAACGAAGTCACAGCACAGCTGGTGGCCGCCGGTGTCGTCGGtgtcgctgccgccgccgccatcaCATCGtctaagaagaaaaagaggcCCCACTCGTTCGAAACGAACCCTTCCATCCGCAAGCGGCAGCAGAACCGACTGTTGCGAAAGTTACGA CAAACCATTTTCGAGTACGCTACGCGTGTCGGACAGCAGGCAGTCGTGCTGGTCGCAACGCCCGGCAAACCCAACAACATCTACAAAGTGTTCGGCGCGAAACCGCTGGAGGACGTGCTGAAGAATCTGCGCAGCAACGTGATGGACAAGCTGGACGAGGCACTGGCAGCACAGGCACCACCGCGCGTGCAGGACGATCCTTCGCTGTTCGAGCTGCCGCCGCTCATCATCGACGGTATACCGACGCCGGTGGAGAAGATGACCCAGGCACAGCTGCGCGCGTTCATCCCGCTGATGCTGAAGTATTCGACCGGGCGTGGAAAGCCGGGCTGGGGCAGAGACTCGACCCGGCCACCCTGGTGGCCAAAGGAGCTGCCCTGGGCCAACGTCCGCATGGATGCGCGCACGGAGGACGAAAAGCAAAAGGTAAGCAAG ATAAGTTGGACACATGCACTGAGAAAAATTGTCATAAATTGTTACAAATACCACGGCAGAGAAGATCTGCTGCCCGCGTTCAGTGAAGAGGACGAGAAAGCGAACGCCATAGCAACGGCTAGCTCGAAC GTCGATGTGATGAAGATCGAAAATGGCAGCGTGGTAACGGTGGGTCCGGCAAGCGGCGGCAATACAGCCACGGCCACCATCACGAACGGTGCCGGCGGCCAGCAGCAGATCATCATCCATCAGGCCcatccgcagcagcaacagcaggtcCAATCGAATGGCCAGACCACGATTACCAGCGCGAACGGTCAGATCATCAAGGAGAACGCGGACGGCACGATCCAGATACAGCAGCAGGCTTCACCCACGCAGACCCTGAACGCGCAG TTCACACATACCGTATTGCAAACCATACAGAACCCCGACGGTACCGTATCACTTATTCAGGTTGATCCCAACAATCCCATCATCACGTTACCCGACGGAACTACCGCACAAGTACAAGGAATTGCCACC CTGCAGCAACAGGCTGACGGAGGCGTTCATGCAATCCAAACTATATCAGATGGGCAGGGCGAAAGCATGTCGGTGGATCTAACGGAGGCGACCCTCGGTCAGGATGGACAGCTAATAATCACCGGAGAGGATGGGCAAG GTTACCCAGTGAACGTGAGTGGCATGATCACCGTGCCAGTGTCCGCACAGATGTACCAGACGATGGTGGCCAACATACAGCAGGTGCCGAACGTGGACGGAACCGTGTGCATAACACCGATGCAGGTACATAACATAGCGTCCACTCACtctcaacagcaacagcaacagcagcaacagactTCCGCTGCGGTGGTTAGCACAGCTAGCAACACGACACAGAACTTGACCATTTCGACAAACGTGGGCGCTGCATCTAGCCAGCACCATGCCGCCACCATGCTGGCCAACTATGCGTTGAGCAGCAATGGGACCATTTTGACCGTACCGCAAATGCAACCGATGCCGTCGTCCGGCAAGCAGTCGCGTGCTAGTAATACTGGCAACAGCAGTACCTCGTCACGCGCTTCGGCCGTGACCGGTGGTGTGCCGATGGTTGGCCTGAATGCGATACTTCCTTCGCAGCGTGGTTGTTTTAATCTTGCCAGCGCCGTGAACCAGCAGCAACCGGAGGAACTGGACGAATCCGACCAAAATATGACCaatagcaataataataacaacaccAGCATGTCACAAAACGTCTTAAACGTGCAACGTAAATCGAACGTAATACCGGGCGGCGGTACCATCTTCGGTGGTGCCGGGCTCGGTGTGAATCAGATCAAGTTCTGCATACCCAAGATTGAACCGATGGACGAGGACAAAGAGGACGCGGTGACGGCGGAcgtcggtggcggtggcggcactCCCAGCTTTGTAATTCAGCTGAGCGGTATCCCGTTCACTGCCACGACTGATGCAAAGtcctcccagcagcagcagcagcagcaccaacaattGAAACGCAACATTGAACTGACGGTGAATGACGGCAGTCATTTGATCGATGCGCTGAGCATAGGTCAGAAGTCGGCGaacagcagtggcagcaacaCTACGACCGAGGTTGACCCGAAACATTTTGGCCTGCAGAGCGTGTAG